Proteins from a single region of Runella sp. SP2:
- a CDS encoding 3-hydroxyacyl-CoA dehydrogenase/enoyl-CoA hydratase family protein, whose product MNRSIKKVAVLGSGIMGSRIACHFANIGVEVLLLDIVPKELNAAEQAKGLTLEHPAVRNRIVNDAFQNTLKASPAALYSTKFASRVKLGNFDDNLAEIKNYDWVLEAIVERLDIKRSLFEKVDALRKPGTLITSNTSGIPIHLMSEGRSDDFQKHFCGTHFFNPPRYLKLFEVIPGPQTDKSILDFLMHYGDLYLGKTTVLCKDTPGFIANRLGIHALVETIRVAAEMGLTVEEVDKLTGPVVGRPKSGTFRLSDVVGLDTTVNVCNNLVQMKHDESRAAFELPPIMAKLMENKWLGDKTGQGFYKKSKDEKGKTLILALDLQTLEYKPSVKVKFETLEKTKAIDDLKKRFGILLKGTDKAGEFYRRTFASGFRYASNRIPEISDELYRIDQAICAGFGWEMGLFTTWDAIGVKNMVGIMESLQLNPAPWVYEMLEAGNETFYKVQDGKKLYYDIPSKSYKAIPGQESFIILENKSQNIIWKNAGASIYDLGDGIAGVEFHSKMNTFGAEVVEGLNRAYAIAEKDFRGLVVGNDSNEAFSAGANLAMLFMFAIEQEYDEINLMIAQFQQTMMRARYSSIPVVTAAHSLALGGGCELNLHSDKVVAHAETYMGLVELGVGLIPAGGGTKEMALRCSDLYKTGDPELNILQTAFMNIAQAKVSTSAQEAVEMNYIKADRDQIVLNRSRLIAEAKQAAVDLAENGYTQPKHRTDIKVQGKTGLALFKAGIGSMRMANYISDHDAKIADKLAYVICGGDLSYPQNVTEQYLLDLEREAFLSLTGEKKTLERIQGLLTGGKPPRN is encoded by the coding sequence ATGAACCGTAGCATTAAGAAAGTAGCCGTGTTAGGCTCAGGCATCATGGGGTCGCGTATTGCGTGCCACTTTGCCAACATCGGCGTAGAAGTATTGTTGTTAGACATTGTTCCCAAAGAACTCAACGCGGCTGAGCAAGCCAAAGGTTTGACGCTCGAACACCCTGCGGTTCGTAACCGTATTGTGAACGACGCGTTCCAAAATACCCTCAAAGCCAGCCCTGCGGCCTTGTACAGCACCAAATTTGCGAGTCGGGTCAAGCTTGGCAATTTTGACGACAACCTCGCCGAAATCAAAAACTACGACTGGGTATTGGAAGCGATTGTGGAGCGTTTGGACATAAAACGGTCGTTGTTTGAAAAGGTAGATGCGCTTCGTAAGCCTGGAACGCTCATTACGTCAAATACGTCGGGGATTCCGATTCATTTGATGTCGGAAGGCCGCAGCGATGATTTTCAGAAGCATTTTTGCGGAACGCACTTTTTTAACCCTCCTCGTTACCTCAAATTGTTTGAGGTAATTCCAGGTCCCCAAACCGACAAGTCAATCCTCGATTTCTTGATGCACTACGGTGACTTGTATTTGGGCAAAACTACCGTACTGTGTAAAGATACCCCTGGCTTTATTGCCAACCGTCTCGGAATTCATGCACTTGTAGAAACAATTCGAGTGGCCGCCGAAATGGGTCTTACGGTTGAAGAAGTTGATAAATTGACGGGGCCTGTGGTAGGTCGCCCCAAATCAGGTACGTTCCGATTGTCGGACGTGGTCGGTTTGGATACGACTGTCAACGTTTGTAACAACCTTGTGCAAATGAAGCACGATGAGTCAAGAGCGGCCTTTGAGCTTCCGCCGATTATGGCCAAGCTAATGGAAAACAAATGGTTAGGCGATAAAACTGGCCAAGGTTTTTATAAAAAATCAAAAGACGAAAAAGGAAAAACGCTCATTTTAGCCCTCGACCTCCAAACGTTGGAATACAAGCCGTCGGTGAAAGTGAAGTTTGAAACCCTTGAAAAAACCAAAGCGATTGATGACCTCAAAAAACGTTTTGGCATTTTATTGAAAGGAACCGACAAAGCGGGCGAGTTTTATCGTCGTACGTTTGCGAGCGGTTTCCGTTATGCTTCCAACCGTATCCCCGAAATTTCGGACGAACTTTACCGCATCGACCAAGCCATTTGTGCGGGTTTTGGTTGGGAAATGGGGCTCTTTACCACGTGGGATGCCATCGGAGTGAAAAACATGGTCGGCATCATGGAGTCGCTTCAGCTCAATCCTGCTCCGTGGGTATATGAGATGCTAGAAGCAGGGAATGAAACGTTCTACAAAGTACAAGACGGGAAAAAACTGTACTACGACATTCCGTCGAAATCGTACAAAGCCATTCCAGGTCAAGAGTCGTTTATCATTCTTGAAAATAAATCACAAAATATCATCTGGAAAAACGCTGGAGCGTCGATTTATGACCTTGGCGACGGCATTGCGGGCGTGGAGTTCCATTCAAAAATGAACACCTTCGGTGCCGAAGTAGTCGAAGGACTTAATCGCGCGTATGCCATTGCCGAAAAAGATTTCCGTGGATTAGTCGTCGGAAATGACTCCAACGAAGCTTTCTCAGCAGGAGCTAACTTGGCCATGTTGTTTATGTTTGCGATTGAGCAAGAATACGACGAAATCAACCTGATGATTGCGCAGTTCCAACAAACGATGATGCGTGCGCGCTACTCGTCGATTCCTGTCGTGACGGCGGCTCACTCGTTGGCGCTTGGAGGCGGTTGTGAATTAAATTTACATTCCGACAAAGTCGTGGCTCACGCCGAAACGTATATGGGCTTGGTAGAACTCGGAGTAGGGTTGATTCCTGCGGGAGGTGGTACCAAAGAAATGGCCCTTCGCTGCTCGGATTTATATAAAACGGGCGACCCTGAGTTAAACATTTTACAAACGGCCTTTATGAACATCGCCCAAGCGAAGGTTTCGACCTCGGCACAGGAGGCAGTGGAAATGAATTACATCAAAGCCGACCGCGATCAAATTGTGCTCAATCGCAGCCGCTTGATTGCCGAAGCCAAACAAGCAGCGGTGGATTTAGCAGAAAACGGTTACACGCAACCGAAACACCGCACCGACATCAAAGTGCAAGGTAAAACGGGCTTGGCTTTGTTTAAAGCAGGAATCGGAAGTATGCGCATGGCAAATTACATCTCTGACCACGACGCCAAAATCGCCGATAAGTTGGCCTACGTCATTTGCGGGGGCGATTTGAGTTATCCACAAAACGTGACCGAGCAATACCTTCTCGACCTAGAGCGCGAAGCTTTCTTATCGTTGACGGGCGAAAAGAAAACGTTAGAACGTATTCAAGGACTACTTACGGGTGGAAAACCTCCTCGGAACTAA
- a CDS encoding DUF2490 domain-containing protein — protein MKQLLLMCLISTSLFAQNARQTTDEQQVWVGYFNQTRFSNKWGVWGDFHFRTTEHFVKEPSKGIIRLGLMYYFNDDLKLTNGYAFINHFPEEGHANVSQPEHRIWHQLQWHTRYGKIRTMQWVRLEERFRRKIKNDNELAEGYRFDERIRYNFMLTIPLSKKGIVAKTLSAQLNNEAMINLSKNNVYNVFDQNRLFFGLAYNFNSHTNLQLGYMNVYQQLAAGNKFKNINAIRLFFFQNLDFRKQGVKH, from the coding sequence ATGAAACAACTTCTTCTCATGTGCTTGATTAGCACGTCATTATTTGCTCAGAATGCCCGTCAGACCACCGACGAACAACAAGTATGGGTAGGATATTTTAATCAAACACGTTTTTCTAATAAATGGGGTGTTTGGGGCGACTTCCACTTTAGAACGACGGAGCATTTTGTCAAAGAGCCCTCCAAAGGCATCATTCGCTTGGGGTTGATGTATTATTTTAACGATGATTTAAAATTAACCAACGGCTACGCCTTTATCAATCACTTTCCCGAAGAAGGCCACGCCAACGTGTCTCAGCCCGAACATCGAATTTGGCATCAATTGCAATGGCATACTCGCTACGGAAAAATTCGTACGATGCAGTGGGTTCGTTTGGAAGAGCGTTTTCGTCGAAAAATCAAAAACGACAACGAATTGGCCGAAGGGTACCGTTTTGATGAACGAATCCGATACAATTTTATGCTCACAATCCCTTTGAGTAAAAAAGGAATCGTCGCTAAAACGTTATCAGCACAACTTAACAATGAAGCGATGATTAATCTTTCCAAAAACAACGTTTACAACGTTTTTGACCAAAATCGACTTTTTTTCGGGCTGGCTTATAACTTTAATTCGCACACTAATCTACAATTAGGTTATATGAACGTTTATCAACAGTTGGCAGCTGGAAACAAGTTTAAAAACATCAATGCGATACGTTTATTTTTCTTTCAAAACCTTGATTTTAGAAAACAGGGCGTAAAACATTGA
- a CDS encoding helix-turn-helix domain-containing protein → MKRPFHATFPWHFASYYKMSSIMTGERFHFGHLFRRVSLGFLGRRPQERPSQLVHRLFFLLSQEKLYLSPHFSLDSLALRLNVAPSLLSKALCETIEQDFLELINYYRIQEAKKILANPNNIEVCLENISSHLGYLSHSNFLKTFYQHTLLTPDEYRQQMNLVCGPLDS, encoded by the coding sequence ATGAAACGACCCTTCCATGCAACGTTCCCCTGGCATTTCGCATCTTATTACAAAATGAGCAGCATTATGACGGGGGAGCGATTTCATTTTGGGCATTTATTCAGGCGCGTGTCACTGGGTTTTCTCGGTCGGCGCCCGCAAGAACGTCCCAGTCAGCTCGTTCACCGACTCTTTTTTTTATTAAGCCAAGAAAAACTCTACCTGTCTCCTCATTTCTCACTCGACTCGCTGGCCCTTCGCCTCAACGTTGCGCCATCGCTGCTATCCAAAGCGCTCTGCGAAACCATCGAACAAGATTTTTTAGAGCTTATCAATTATTACCGCATTCAGGAAGCCAAGAAAATTCTTGCCAACCCCAATAACATCGAGGTCTGTCTCGAAAATATTTCGTCCCACTTGGGGTATCTTTCGCACAGCAACTTCCTCAAAACCTTCTACCAACATACCCTTCTTACTCCCGATGAATACCGCCAACAAATGAACTTGGTGTGCGGGCCGTTGGATTCTTAG
- a CDS encoding quinone-dependent dihydroorotate dehydrogenase, which yields MYKWLILPILFRFDAEKVHHFICGTLKFFFQIPGVPFISKQLFNFEHPSLEREVFGLKFKNPVGLAAGFDKNAELVDELACLGFGFVEIGTVTPKPQDGNDKPRLFRLKPDRAIINRMGFNNHGAAAAAQRLRKRKTTILIGGNIGKNKLTPNEDALDDYLKSFDALYDTVDYFVVNVSSPNTPGLRDLQEKEPLMKILAALKQRANELAGHSSLTTHRSSLTAKPILLKIAPDLTDSQLDDIIEIVTTTQIAGVIATNTTISRADLKTDDEFVKKIGAGGLSGAPLTHRSTEVIRYLCEKSNRAFPVIGVGGIASPEDAKAKLEAGASLVQIYTGFIYEGPALAKRICQSLV from the coding sequence ATGTATAAGTGGCTCATCCTTCCGATTCTCTTCCGTTTTGATGCCGAAAAAGTGCATCATTTTATCTGTGGAACCCTCAAATTTTTCTTTCAAATTCCTGGCGTTCCGTTTATTTCAAAACAATTATTCAATTTTGAACATCCTTCGCTTGAACGCGAAGTGTTTGGATTGAAATTTAAAAATCCAGTAGGACTCGCGGCGGGTTTTGATAAAAATGCAGAATTGGTAGATGAACTAGCTTGCTTAGGCTTTGGTTTTGTGGAAATCGGTACGGTGACGCCCAAACCGCAAGATGGCAACGATAAACCGCGCTTGTTTCGCCTCAAACCCGACCGCGCCATTATTAATCGCATGGGTTTCAACAACCACGGAGCTGCCGCCGCTGCCCAACGCCTTCGGAAGCGGAAAACGACGATTTTGATTGGTGGAAATATTGGTAAAAACAAACTCACTCCTAACGAAGACGCCCTCGACGATTATTTGAAGAGCTTTGACGCCCTCTATGATACAGTTGATTACTTCGTCGTCAACGTGAGCTCACCCAATACCCCAGGCTTGCGTGACCTGCAAGAAAAAGAACCATTGATGAAAATCTTGGCGGCGCTCAAGCAAAGAGCAAACGAACTCGCAGGCCACTCATCTCTCACCACTCATCGCTCATCACTCACTGCTAAGCCCATTCTGTTGAAAATCGCCCCCGATTTGACCGATAGCCAGTTGGATGATATTATTGAGATTGTAACAACTACCCAAATAGCTGGTGTTATTGCCACAAATACCACCATTAGCCGTGCCGATTTGAAAACAGATGATGAGTTTGTAAAAAAAATTGGGGCTGGAGGGCTAAGTGGCGCTCCCCTAACACATCGTTCTACTGAGGTAATTCGTTATCTTTGTGAAAAATCCAATCGGGCTTTTCCCGTCATCGGAGTAGGAGGTATTGCTTCCCCCGAAGACGCCAAAGCAAAATTGGAGGCAGGAGCGAGCCTTGTCCAAATTTATACGGGCTTCATTTATGAAGGCCCCGCCTTGGCAAAGCGCATCTGTCAATCCCTCGTTTAG
- a CDS encoding outer membrane lipoprotein carrier protein LolA, producing the protein MRKALVAMALLGSLFANAQNDKRAATILDAMSNKYKTMTSFKVAFTYINEGTKETLKGDATVKGTKFRLKMAGQEIFNDGKTMTTYIKESNEATVNNYDPKEAGDIDPTKVYTIYKKGYKYTFLEEVTEAGKAYEVVELTPEKKDSKVAKLQIKVDKKDKSVKSWKIFQRSGQRLGFKVDSFVPNVKVDDKSFAFDASKYKGVEVIDLR; encoded by the coding sequence ATGAGAAAAGCCCTAGTTGCAATGGCTCTTTTGGGGAGCCTTTTCGCAAATGCCCAAAATGACAAACGCGCTGCGACCATTTTGGATGCAATGAGCAATAAGTACAAAACAATGACGTCGTTCAAAGTTGCGTTTACATACATCAATGAAGGAACGAAAGAGACTCTAAAAGGGGATGCCACCGTGAAGGGAACAAAGTTTCGTTTGAAGATGGCGGGTCAAGAGATTTTCAACGATGGAAAAACCATGACTACCTACATCAAAGAAAGCAACGAAGCAACTGTTAATAACTATGACCCGAAAGAAGCGGGGGATATTGACCCAACGAAGGTATATACGATTTACAAAAAAGGGTATAAATACACCTTCTTGGAAGAAGTAACTGAAGCGGGAAAAGCCTACGAAGTAGTGGAGCTTACACCCGAGAAAAAAGACTCGAAAGTGGCCAAACTCCAAATCAAAGTTGATAAAAAAGACAAGTCGGTGAAAAGCTGGAAAATTTTTCAGCGTAGCGGACAACGCCTTGGTTTTAAGGTAGATAGTTTTGTGCCAAACGTAAAAGTCGATGATAAGTCATTTGCCTTCGACGCTTCAAAATACAAAGGAGTAGAGGTGATTGATTTGCGGTAA
- a CDS encoding DNA translocase FtsK — MAKNVIPPNSSKQDRRTTPPPPTPPSGGGRQMAIPFNPSPRSRKVWGWVLLFLSLYIFGAFVWYLFTGAADQSVVDSAFTTKMRVSVKETENIMGFFGLLLSHFFIFRWFGIAALGLPFLLFLIGVKISFGRELLPLQRTTQLVLIYLMWLGLFFGFFVFQTDTAGSLSFLCGGIGYEINALLNKYIGFGGLFVVLGLLGIIMVYFHGISSFDEFAEMVETPIKKRVQPVDIEVVLEEKDEIDEVAVPKERPAPTASPKVETKPVDEPGEKAQTVDFTANSSAPKTPKAAPNLTLIVENADEVVAAKEDKIDDTPISGTTTKIPVVPFSDADKAADELVELHGPYDPTLDLANYKYPTLDLLHNRGEGQSKVTAEELEANKDRIVETLANYGISIASIKATIGPTVTLYEIIPEAGVRISKIKSLEDDIALSLAALGIRIIAPMPGKGTIGIEVPNKNREMVSIRSVLASKKFQETSFDLPVALGKTISNEFFITDLAKMPHLLMAGATGQGKSVGLNVLLASLIYKKHPALLKFVLVDPKKVELTLFNKIERHFLAKLPNSEEAIITDTKKVVYTLNSLCIEMDTRYDLLKEAGVRNVKEYNAKFTQRQLSPEKGHRFLPYIVLVIDELADLMMTAGKEVEQPIARLAQLARAIGIHLVVATQRPSVNVITGLIKANFPARLSFRVTSKIDSRTILDTGGAEQLVGMGDMLLSTGSDMIRLQCAFADTDEIDEVCEFIGSQRGYPSAYHLPEFSGDDDEGGKETIDLADRDPMFDDAARVIVVSQQGSTSLIQRKLKLGYNRAGRIMDQLEAAGIVGPFEGSKAREVLINDISTLEQMLKNMG, encoded by the coding sequence ATGGCCAAAAACGTTATTCCTCCCAATTCGTCGAAGCAAGATCGCAGGACGACGCCACCCCCGCCTACCCCACCCAGCGGAGGAGGCAGGCAAATGGCAATCCCCTTTAATCCAAGCCCGCGTAGTCGTAAAGTTTGGGGTTGGGTATTGTTATTTTTATCGCTTTATATTTTTGGTGCTTTTGTTTGGTACCTATTCACAGGCGCGGCCGACCAAAGTGTGGTCGATTCGGCTTTTACCACCAAAATGCGGGTATCAGTCAAAGAAACCGAGAACATCATGGGCTTTTTTGGGCTCTTGCTTTCACACTTCTTTATTTTTCGCTGGTTTGGAATCGCCGCTTTGGGATTACCGTTTCTACTGTTTCTAATCGGGGTGAAAATTTCGTTTGGGCGAGAATTGTTGCCCTTGCAGCGCACTACCCAGTTGGTATTGATTTACCTGATGTGGCTTGGGTTGTTTTTTGGCTTCTTCGTGTTTCAGACCGATACGGCTGGCTCGCTTAGTTTTTTGTGTGGTGGGATAGGCTACGAAATCAATGCCCTGCTCAACAAATACATTGGTTTTGGTGGGTTGTTTGTTGTCTTGGGTTTATTAGGGATTATCATGGTTTATTTTCACGGTATTTCTTCTTTTGATGAATTTGCCGAAATGGTTGAAACTCCCATCAAAAAACGCGTTCAACCCGTGGATATTGAGGTAGTATTGGAGGAGAAAGACGAAATAGATGAAGTCGCTGTCCCAAAAGAACGCCCTGCTCCAACAGCCTCGCCGAAAGTGGAAACAAAACCAGTGGATGAGCCTGGAGAAAAAGCACAAACGGTCGATTTTACGGCAAATAGTTCAGCCCCCAAAACGCCAAAAGCAGCTCCTAATTTGACCCTTATCGTGGAAAATGCCGACGAAGTGGTGGCAGCCAAAGAAGATAAAATAGATGATACGCCAATTTCAGGTACGACGACCAAGATTCCAGTCGTGCCTTTTTCCGATGCTGACAAAGCAGCGGATGAATTAGTGGAGTTACACGGGCCGTATGACCCAACGCTGGATTTGGCCAATTACAAATATCCCACCCTTGATTTGTTACACAACCGAGGCGAAGGACAGTCGAAAGTAACGGCAGAGGAATTGGAAGCCAACAAAGACCGCATCGTCGAAACGTTGGCTAATTATGGCATCAGCATCGCAAGTATCAAAGCAACCATCGGGCCAACGGTAACATTGTACGAAATCATTCCAGAAGCAGGGGTTCGTATCTCTAAAATTAAGAGCCTTGAAGACGATATTGCATTGAGTTTGGCAGCGTTGGGGATTCGTATCATTGCTCCGATGCCTGGGAAGGGAACGATTGGGATTGAAGTACCCAACAAAAACCGTGAAATGGTGTCGATTCGGTCGGTTTTGGCAAGTAAGAAATTTCAGGAGACTTCGTTTGACTTGCCTGTGGCGTTGGGAAAAACAATCTCCAACGAGTTTTTTATTACCGATTTGGCCAAAATGCCCCACTTGTTGATGGCAGGGGCTACGGGTCAAGGGAAATCGGTGGGGCTAAACGTCCTTTTGGCTTCCTTGATTTACAAAAAACACCCTGCTTTGCTCAAGTTTGTGCTAGTAGATCCTAAAAAGGTAGAATTGACGCTGTTTAACAAAATCGAACGTCACTTTTTAGCCAAACTCCCCAACAGCGAAGAGGCAATTATTACGGATACCAAAAAAGTGGTTTATACCCTCAATTCGCTTTGTATTGAAATGGATACGCGTTACGATTTGCTTAAAGAAGCAGGGGTTCGTAACGTGAAAGAATACAATGCCAAATTTACCCAACGCCAACTTAGCCCAGAGAAGGGGCACCGCTTTTTGCCCTACATCGTTTTGGTAATTGACGAGTTGGCCGATTTGATGATGACGGCGGGCAAAGAGGTAGAACAGCCGATTGCTCGTTTGGCACAGTTGGCGCGGGCAATTGGGATTCACTTGGTAGTAGCCACTCAGCGGCCTTCGGTCAACGTCATTACGGGTTTGATTAAGGCCAACTTCCCTGCCCGTCTTTCGTTTAGGGTAACGTCAAAAATTGACTCGCGAACGATTTTGGATACGGGAGGGGCGGAACAGCTCGTCGGGATGGGGGATATGTTGCTTTCGACAGGCTCGGACATGATTCGTCTTCAGTGTGCCTTTGCCGATACCGACGAAATCGACGAAGTGTGCGAGTTTATTGGTAGCCAACGTGGCTATCCTTCGGCCTATCATTTGCCTGAATTTAGCGGAGATGACGATGAAGGAGGCAAAGAAACGATTGATTTGGCCGATCGCGACCCGATGTTTGACGATGCCGCACGTGTGATTGTGGTGAGTCAGCAAGGAAGTACGTCGCTGATTCAGCGGAAACTAAAACTGGGATACAACCGCGCAGGTCGTATCATGGATCAACTCGAAGCCGCAGGAATCGTCGGGCCATTTGAAGGTAGTAAAGCCCGTGAAGTGTTGATAAACGACATTTCCACGCTGGAGCAAATGCTCAAAAACATGGGGTAG